The following coding sequences lie in one Spinacia oleracea cultivar Varoflay chromosome 1, BTI_SOV_V1, whole genome shotgun sequence genomic window:
- the LOC110785694 gene encoding probable WRKY transcription factor 75 yields the protein MEAYSIFSSSTNSSTSSPTNNSNFPFSLSQVSSSSNSFDHNKMDQSYHHLSQRIPPPMVVVQAHELMSNHNYHDIITPLNNHHQDNDDDQKKRIIMDNDDNSNSNSASNKKGSLEKKAKKHRFAFQTRSQVDILDDGYRWRKYGQKAVKNNKFPRSYYRCTYQGCNVKKQVQRLSNDEGVVVTTYDGIHSHSIERSTDNFEHILTQMQIYNSF from the exons ATGGAAGCCTATTCCATATTCTCTTCTTCTACAAACTCATCAACTTCTTCACCTACTAATAATAGTAACTTTCCTTTTTCATTAAGCCAAGTATCTAGCTCTTCTAATAGCTTTGATCATAACAAAATGGATCAATCATATCATCATCTATCGCAACGGATTCCGCCTCCCATGGTTGTTGTTCAAGCTCATGAGTTAATGAGTAATCACAATTATCATGATATCATTACTCCTCTTAataatcatcatcaagataatgatgatgatcaaAAGAAGAGGATTATTATGGATAATGATGATAATAGTAATAGCAATAGTGCAAGTAATAAGAAGGGATCTTTGGAGAAGAAGGCAAAGAAGCATAGGTTTGCTTTTCAAACAAGAAGCCAAGTTGATATACTTGATGATGGTTATAGATGGCGCAAATATGGCCAAAAGGCCGTCAAGAATAACAAATTTCCAAG GAGCTACTACAGATGCACCTACCAAGGATGCAATGTGAAGAAACAAGTTCAACGTCTATCAAATGATGAAGGAGTTGTTGTCACTACTTATGACGGAATTCATTCTCATTCTATTGAGAGATCTACCGATAATTTTGAGCATATTTTGACTCAAATGCAAATTTACAATTCTTTTTAA